The following is a genomic window from Plectropomus leopardus isolate mb chromosome 3, YSFRI_Pleo_2.0, whole genome shotgun sequence.
ATGGGTGAACCGCCACCCTACGCTGTTAGCTTAGTTTTAGCACTACATGTCCTGGCTGAATGTGTTCACTTCCACACTGATGTAGAGATTACAGGAGATTACAAAAATCCCCCACTGATTTATCATTTCACTCAGTTAACTCTGTCACACTCACAATGGACCATTGAAAAAGAGGATAAAAATCCatgcagcagaaccagagaATTGTCTTTATATTCTTCTTCCTTGTCAAAACCTGGAGCCTTCATCACCCACAACACAACTCTTCTTCTGTAAGTTGTGTCGTAAATACGTTGTGTTATGCTAGTAGCAGCTAATGTAGCCTGCAGCAAAGATGAGGAGGGGTAAGCGCACAGCTTTCCAACTCCACAcctctacatttttttttttacttttccaaacttgttttcaactgttgctgactcaagtgacatcactttaggACATTAATCAGACTTcacacagctccctctggagaCACTGAGGGCTTTATACTGCATGTCAcacatcctctctctctgtcttgtctgTATTTCCACTTTACCAATCAAATAAAGGGAGAAtgccaaaacttttaaaagaaacatatgAACAAACGTCtgcaccccccctcccctctctcctccagtTGAAGAAGGTAACCAGCGTTGCCAGTCCTCAGACTAACCCTCGGGCAGTTGACAGCTGGGTGGAGAGTATCAGCGCACTGCACCGCTCCAAACCTCCAGCAAGCGTTCAGTACAGTAGAGCGATGCCGGACATTGACAGTCTGATGCAGGAGTGGCCCGCCGAGCTGGAAGAGCTGCTGGGACGCCTGCAGCTGCCTCCCGCCCGCCTGGAATGCAGCCTGCCCGAGTACACCGACATTATCTGCGGCCTGCTGGACATCCCTGTTTACAACAGCAGGATCCAGTCTCTGCACCTGCTGTTCAACCTCTATTTGGAGTTCAGAGACTCTCAGCACTTCACACGCAGAGCTTAGAGAGAGGCTGGATTATCCACAACAAAGTGATACACATTGGAAGAAAacctgtatatacagtatacagaaAGTAGTGAAAGCCGATGTTAAATGATTTCATGTCTGTATTCTGGCTGCTTATTTATGTGACACCTCAACGTGTCGTAGCAGCTGTTTATTGGTCCAGAAATTTCTTGGGTCAGAGGTGAGAAAATGTTCAGGATGTCCTCAGTTTGATTTTCTcctgtttactttatatttttaaactctcaaataaaagcaagaatgcctttaaaacacactaaattTTCTATAtaaatttagttgtttttgtgttttacagcaCATTACACACCACTTATTTATTATGATGGATGTGTAAACAGATACTTCAGTGGTTTTAATGACTTTACACAGAACACAgcctaattattatttttattagcagaaggaaaactatgtttttctctcatttccttTAACTTTTTGTACATTGACAAGTGAGTTTCAGGCCTCACAGACAATAAAGATATTGGAGAAAAGACCTGCAAACTGTCATTTAATCTCGTCCtgcatttacagttttaacACTGTCTTTAAGTTTGTCTTAAGTAttgacattttctgcttcatttaCAATACATTTTGTAGAACTTGCATCAGACTAcagtaaaaatcaaacaaacaacaacaaaaaaacacacagatcacACAGGCCAGATTCTACAGAGGTGCAACAGCATGTCTTAATGGCTCACGCACAAGTTAAGTGTGCATTGGTTCATATATGTGCAGCGGGGTTGGAGCATCCTAGAGAGAAGTCGGGTTGGAAGCATTCTTTAACAGTCGACAAGAAAACGGATATGGTCCATTGTGCACGTTAAAGcgtgaaaatatataaatactatTCGTCAGTAAACCTTTATTCTGAAAGTTACGACcggaagtggttttcagcttgaCACCGGCACCATCTGTGTGTAGTTTACAGCAGCTAACGGGTGAGAAACAGCTATTTTACATATTAGTTCAGCTTAGACCGAATGTCTTATTACTCTccaaagaaaatagaaatatgtaGCTTACTTCGACATAGTTGTTACGTTAATGTTAAGGTTATGTTGCTAATATAAACTCGCTGAAAGGAATGAATGTGACAGCAGCTTCCTGCTGGCGTAGCTAACATCAACTTTGGCTAATAGCGTTAGCTTGTCTGTCTGGCTTTGCACAACGTAACACATCATATCTTTATAGACTGGTCACATCTCATGGCAATTAGgtaacaacaaacattttggcTTTGGGATGTCGTTGTTATATGTTAACCCAAAAGCAGAGGTGAGCTAACTAAATTAGCTAGCTAAGTTAGCTCACCTGTATTTTCTcaacacaaactaaaaaaattaagatgtGTTGAGTTAGTCTGTTATCCATTGCTCTCCCTCAGCCAAATGCccaatctttttttgtttgtaataccatatttttgtgtatatgAAATATATTCACTGAACTGCTGCATGACGTGGCATATACCTGCACTGTAAACACCTGTATCACACCCATCTGTAGACGCTGTCATGGAGCTATCAGTGCCGTATTAACTGCACCTCTGTGCAATGAAACATAGCCTCGCTATCATATGCAAACACtcatatcttgtttgttttgtttgtataagGCCTGCAACCCAGtaagtatttttgtgtttgtttatctaGATGAGCTGTCAGGGTGAGCACACCGCTCCAGTGAGGGTGCTGGTGACAGGAGGGTCCGGCTTGGTTGGCAGGGCCATACAGCATGTGGTCAAAAAGGAGGGGGGAGCCAAAGAGGGGGAAGAATGGATATTCCTCTCCTCCAAAGATGCCAACCTCATGTGAGAGCATACTTTCTTTATCAGCTTCTAATATGCAAACACGTTTTGGTTTAATGCACATAATGTTGAGACTTTGCAATTTCCTtattctgtgttgttgtgtctttTCAGGAACATGGAAGAGACACGGGCAGCATTTGAAAAATATCGGCCTACCCATGTCATTCACTTGGCAGCTATGGTCGGGGggcttttcaaaaacatgaagtaCAACCTGGACTTTTGGGTATGTGGTAATCCCACTTCTGTTATTACTGCTAATGAACTAACACAGGTGTTTGGAACAGTTGTGTTGAATTTAGACTTTGTCATGAATTagaatgtcatttttatgcagttttctaacaatcattttcagatttgtttttgttgctactGATGTGTGTCCTTCACAGAGAAACAATGTCTACATAAACGATAACGTGCTGCAGGCAGCACATGATGTTGGCGTGGTCAAGGTTGTTTCCTGCCTATCCACTTGTATCTTTCCCGACAAGACCACCTACCCTATAGATGAGACCATGGTAAAACGCCCATATGTGTGTGCTCTTTGCATTGAATATGTCAGCAAATTTGGAAATGGCAATTCATTTTGGTTTTCTTCTTTGCACAAGATTCATAACGGCCCACCTCATGAGTCAAACTTTGGCTATGCCTATGCAAAGAGAATGATTGACGTCCATAACAGGTGGGATCTTAACTGTTGATAATATTCAGTCTATTTCTACTGTAACATCAATAAGTATTGTctgtaaaactgtgtgtgtgtgtgtgtgtgtgtttcatagGGCCTATTTCCAGCAATACGGGCGCTGCTTTACAGCTGTGATACCCACTAATGTGTTCGGTCCGCATGACAACTTCAGCATTGAGGATGGTCATGTGCTGCCAGGCCTCATACATAAAGCTTACATTGCTCAAAGTAAGTTTATTAGGGCTCTTTTTCAATTTTGAATATGCCTATGTCAGTGTGTTTAGGATCAGCAGTGAGACTACTACAGTaactaaaagtgaaataaataaatttatttaaatttatttatttctaaataaattaaaaagtaatagCGCTAATGCCAATCCTGTGTATTGAACAAGGGTATATTAATCAtgtacttgtttgtgtgtgtgattagagGAGGGGAAGCCCCTGGTGGTCTGGGGCTCCGGCACTCCCAGAAGACAGTTCATTTACTCTTTGGACCTGGCTCGTCTCTTCCTGTGGGTCCTGAGAGATTATCCAGAGGTTGATCCAATTATTCTCTCTGGTGAGTCCTCATACACAGTATATAGATAGTGAAAGCTGAATTAAGTTCATAGTAATGCTTGCGTTGTGTCCGCTGGTTCCAGTTGGAGAGGAAGATGAAGTGTCCATTAAAGAAGCAGCAGAAGCAGTTGTGGAAGCGCTGGACTTTAAAGGAGAAGTGGTGGTATCCTTTTTATCATGCCAAGTTTTTCAATGTCATCACAGCACATTTGTCGTGTTTGACTTGGAACAGGTTGTTTACTGTATATAGTCCAAGTTCCAGATTTTAGGTGTCTCCAGGTTTTAATCAGTGAGGTggtaactttgtttttatttttgggttaaCCTTCTTCCTAAATCACACTCCAGGCAAGCAAATGCTCTTTAGTGTTTTGTGGTGTGGTGAGCACTAGTGGTAGGCAATATGactgtaaaataatatcaaactTTATATCAAACTGGTGCTTCTGCCTTTGTAAATTGCATGTAGTttccttgacctctgacctctagTTTGATACCAGTAAAGCAGACGGCCAGTTCAAAAAGACTGCCAGCAATGCAAAGCTGCAACGCTACCTGCCAGACTTCACCTTCACGCCCTTTAAACAAGGTGGGACTAACTTATTGgttgtatatatgtgtgtgtgcatgcatgcatatgcCTGTTGAGATGCAATTAgtgcatacatttaaaattacaagCAGTATGTTTTGATAACATCTCTTGCCTGCCTGTCTTCACCaattcttttctctctcctttacAGCTTTAAAGGAAACATGTGATTGGTTTGTTGCCAACTACGACTCAGCCCGGAAGTGAACACTTTGCCAGACAAGTTGACATGTAAGTCTTGGAAGACCCGCTCTGTTGGAAGAAAAGGAGAATATAGAAGACACGGAAAGCTGGAAGAAAACAAGGTGGCTCATCTGCAATGGTAGATAGATTGCCTTTACTAAATGAAGTATGACAGTTTGATTCTGTCACTCTGCGAGCTGGACTGAATATCTCAGTCTGAGTCTAAGTCTGCAGCATCATACCATATTATGGTGTGAATGTTGACTTGATTCTCTTTTATGTATAGGGAAAACggtttgtctgattttttttaaagatggtaAGGTTAATCATTTCAAATGTTAATTTACTGCTTCATTCTTTAAATCCAGGTGCTGGCACAATTTGATAATTTCAGTAACTGTCTATTATCAATCTTTGTCAACAGTTTTTTCGCTGTATTACCTCCATTTTTGAAAGCTCTGGGAATTTAAATGACCCGGTATTGATTCACTTTATTGAATGAAGTTCAGAAGGTTATAGTATTGTGCTATTTAACCGGTGgcttggatgttttttttaatcagtattTTCGCACTGAGCTAAATAAATCTTTTATACctataatatgattttaaatgtcGATTGAATTCAGCTTTGCTTGAATAGATGTACAGATTCATAGgtaaagaaataatttattaacttaaaaatgaatagCAAGCAGAACTAACAatgacaacacaacaacagtTGATGATAGTTTTTTGCAGAGAAAGCTctcaagcaaacaaaaatagcTCTGAATACACAAAACATggatttacttaaaaatgaacagttaaaaacatggctataaaaaaaaatattttaaacatttgtagtCTTAAAAAAGCTGAAAGCTCATGTAACAACATAGGAGGTGAGCCCTGCTTCATGGACTCTGCAGTACTCCTGTCCCGGCACGGCTCTCTTCTTACAGGCCTTCCCTGTTTTTGTGATACCATTGCACAGCTGACGGCCTGATAGAGAGCTGCCAGGAAAcatggagagaggaaaaagatgattttttttttaagaagcagcaacagctgaaaaaaggtctaatcaaaacattttttcataacaTACTTGAGTTTTTATGTATATTGCATTGGTGTGATCAGAAAGTCTGAAACCTGACCTGTTGCTGACTACTGATGGGGTCGGACTCGCACTGCGAGAGTCGCTCATAAAATCATGGGAGTCGTTCACGGCATCAAAAACACCTCCCAGGTTCCTTGGGGGCATATCAGCAAGGAGAGCctataaaataaaaccacaacatttaaaatggcaCCTTTTAAGAGTAAataaggaaatgaaaacagatttttagtcATTATTCACTAAATAACATTCAGTAGATTTGCTCACCGCAGAAAGAACTGGCTGTGGCAGAAGCCTGGGAGTGGAGTGACTGGGGGTTTTGATAATCGGAGTAAACCTGGACTCATATATTGGCTTCCTCTGAGGGGGGGACACTGCGGACACGCCAAGGTTACCTGCACAAAAATAAACCCGTGAGAGCAAATATGAGTAACTCATTCTATTAAGGTGTCACCTGTTTAagggaaatatttttaagtATATATTTCAAACCTAAAATGAAGCTGTCCTGATTCAACAGGTCGTCTTGCTCCATGAGGCCATCACTTTCATCTCTGGGGTCAAAAAGAATTaggaatttcatcaaattaacaaacaacagagaaataaGAGCACTTATCTTGGGCATTGTAGCATAAttgttaaaatttgttttaatgatcaCAATTTGTTTAGAAGTTTCAATCTGGATCTGCGTCAACACAGTTCAACAGTTCATCTGAAGATggtaagaataaaaaaaagaggtgtcAGAGCTGAAATTATTTGAGAACTGATTAGTTGATCAACAAAATTAATCAGCCAATACTTTGATAATTAATGGTTTGAGTCATTTAAAGCGAAAATGCCATACCTAcaagtattttctgttttctccttaTATCAATGCAAATCTAATATCTTTGGACTGTTGGgcagacaagacaagacatttTGGAGATGTCACCTTGGGTTCTGGGAAATTCTACaaagcatttttaatatttttttgataatacaTTGAGAAAATAATAGAGCAGTTTAGTTTTAATAGGAAGTAAATAATGAACTCTGCAGACTCACTTCTGTGGTGTAGAGGATGGTGGATATGATTGGCAGGATGGGACTGACTGCGTCATTGGCTCCACTATTTCACATGGGGCCAGTGGCAGCGGAGCGGCTGGTTTTCCTCTCATTTTGAAGTAGGCCCACAACTGATTCAAAACCCAGTGACCTGCGtgtatgacaaaaacattatgaCAAATACATGGGAAAAGTGCAGCATAGTTTCTGTGTTGAATGAGCTGTTGTAGGTTTGTACCCAGAGAGAgaatgagcagcagcagggtgaGGCCGGTGAGATCCAGCGCCGGCTGCTGGTTGACCTCGGCCACTGCATTAAGAGGCACGGTGAGCAGCAGCATGGCTCGAGAGAAACCTGGGCAGCGCAGGAACGTCAGCAGGACTGCGCACAGGACAAAGTAGCTGGTATGTGCAACACATGTCCACATGGCTGTCAGGCTCAAACCTGTAATCACAAGAAACACAAAGGACATCAGATAAAACAGTCAAATCTTGACcatattttggtggtttttggcaTCTCATACTGCAGAGAATGATATTTGGCTGGTTTAATCATCCTAAACGTTGAATGTGGGGTCTGTTACCACACGGTTAGGTCTTGGGTTTTTATGTGCAACTAAAACAGTTAAAGATAGGGGTCGACATATAATCAGCCTGGACGATAATTAAAGCCAACATTTGGCGTTTTcatgattatctgtatcagcgttttacaAAATTTGTTAATCAAAAAGAGCAAAGAACGTGTCAGCATGggcagaacttttactttgtaaaaccttaggttttttgttgttttttttttttttaattttcactgatttttacCATTAAAGTTCCTGGGAACTTGCTGCATATGATGTTGAAGgtttcaattttgattaaaaaattcCCAAATGCATTCATACAAAGTTTTGGTGCTGCAGTTTgtcatattccaaattctaaacattgacagaaagtttttcattttttattgttaatgcataTCAGTGCCACACACTGGTTATTGATCTCAtgaactactaataatcggtagcAGCCCTGAAGTACCAATATTGGTCAACCCTTAGttgaaaagtcaaatttttgggccaattTGAAACACTTAggtgattaattttctgttgatcaattaatcatttcacCTCAGTGTTCGTTGTATTTTTCCACTGGTCATTACAGATgtctaaactaaaaaaaacaaacgaagaAAATAATTTGTAGTATAGCATGACAAATGTGGATGTACTTTGTACTTGGTCACTGCACTGAGAGTGTAATGTCTCACCTGCCCAGCCCAGGTAGCCCTGGATCATGTGCAGCCTCTCCTCAATCCGGCTCTGCATGTTATCCAGGAAGTGCAGTGTGGCTCCCAGGGTGCTGTTCATGCGCTCCAGTTTGTTCATGAGGTCAGTGTAGTACTGTGAGGTCTGGTCCTGGTACTGCAGAAACTCCATCATACTGTGGTCTGATTAGCCACAGAGGaaggtaaataaaaatcaaatgctgcactgattttaaaaacaagtttgaaaaaGGTGACATTGTGATGCTCCGTTTTGATTACCAATCTTTTGGTGGATGTCCTGAGCTTGGTGTCTGACATCTGCGAGGTCCTTAACGATCGCCTTGTGGCTGTCCTGCACCTCTGAGCCCTGGATCTGCAGATGCTCGCTCACATTCTCTAAAGGGGAAACAGAAAGCCAGGCAGGAGGTGATAAACAGCACTTCATGCTAAATGATGTGACATAGCTGAATTTACAcggagtgtttttttctctaactaCGAATGCGAATTATAGCTCAGTATTTTATTTACCCACAGCCAGCAGGAACTGTGCATCTACCTCTaactcacctagcaccactgagttAGCTGATATTACAGCTCAtctgaggaggacgccattaatgttgaCGTCTCGCTCTGCCATGAGCACAAGCCTCTCagccatgagtagatgcacgcttccttctgagCAGCGTTACTGCTGGTGAGtatagtttggtagaaagaaactGCTGACAACAAAGTAGGAATTATCTTAAGTGACCACGTCATGATTCCTGGAAAGAgacgttgctgttgagtttttaaaatttattttttcaggtgcTTTGAGCAGTCGAGTGCCAACCAATTCGTCAACACTCTGCaagtcacaccaaaacaatctggactgattaatagcactacaggtgagacggaaaacatgtatttttgattttaggttGAACAGTCCCTTGAACTTTACTTTCTCTGTCATTAGATTAATACTGAAAAATTGATGAAAAGATTTCAATTGGATTTGGaacaaatttaaccctttgaaacctgaaagagagtaatgagcaacttcacaagaaatacctgaaaattagcatgaaataaccaaaaagtaacaagaaaattatttgaaagtagcacaaaaaagttaaagaacaaaaagaaaattccatgaaaaaagtactaatacaaaaaatataaatgtttttttcctgtagactaattgtaaatatataattataagttATATCATATTTCTGACACCCCCCCCAAGTTGttaattttgtattgtttttctttctttttgaagctaattttcaggtaatttttgtcatcttttacacttttttttgcagtttgcaggacgtTTCATGCCAATtgtcttatttccttttttactaTGTTTTGTAAACAAATCAACCCAATTTTCCCCCttcataaaagttaaaatgcttgtgaaaggtgttggACTGCGGCACAAGAAATATGCTGCATTCAAgacgtcaatccaggtttcaaagtgttaaacatggtacatatttaaacatttctgtttacattttctcaTGAACTAGtgtatttatgaaataaatacttGTGTATGCTCTCACCCATTCTCTTTGTAATGCCCTGAATGAGCTGCGCTACCAGTTCCTGTCCAGAGGCGATGAGGGCTTTCTCCTGGCCCAGGCGCTCCAGGTTGTCCCTCAGTGAAGTCTCCATGTGCTCCTGGCCCTCATACAGTTTGTCCTGTTGGGACTGCAGAGCACTGTGACCGTGC
Proteins encoded in this region:
- the bmb gene encoding protein brambleberry, which produces MARFLIHHLNFLLISMLACQCPAVSGLFEWLKGTAAPPAAAPAPPPAAEVPALLANDAQFEMATADEKFLAEAKQMELSPLDSCHYRVVARLKASCESLPEEQLAKLGVVLFNCQAEIEGRQTFPCTEEMTIKECTADMDSDTWNAYHIVSNRARSVCYATRQQLFRRRAEHTVNALISTATSQLSAMKDLKEGQLELKELTAASLDKLLHGHSALQSQQDKLYEGQEHMETSLRDNLERLGQEKALIASGQELVAQLIQGITKRMENVSEHLQIQGSEVQDSHKAIVKDLADVRHQAQDIHQKIDHSMMEFLQYQDQTSQYYTDLMNKLERMNSTLGATLHFLDNMQSRIEERLHMIQGYLGWAGLSLTAMWTCVAHTSYFVLCAVLLTFLRCPGFSRAMLLLTVPLNAVAEVNQQPALDLTGLTLLLLILSLGHWVLNQLWAYFKMRGKPAAPLPLAPCEIVEPMTQSVPSCQSYPPSSTPQKDESDGLMEQDDLLNQDSFILGNLGVSAVSPPQRKPIYESRFTPIIKTPSHSTPRLLPQPVLSAALLADMPPRNLGGVFDAVNDSHDFMSDSRSASPTPSVVSNSSLSGRQLCNGITKTGKACKKRAVPGQEYCRVHEAGLTSYVVT
- the LOC121940054 gene encoding GDP-L-fucose synthase-like, whose protein sequence is MSCQGEHTAPVRVLVTGGSGLVGRAIQHVVKKEGGAKEGEEWIFLSSKDANLMNMEETRAAFEKYRPTHVIHLAAMVGGLFKNMKYNLDFWRNNVYINDNVLQAAHDVGVVKVVSCLSTCIFPDKTTYPIDETMIHNGPPHESNFGYAYAKRMIDVHNRAYFQQYGRCFTAVIPTNVFGPHDNFSIEDGHVLPGLIHKAYIAQKEGKPLVVWGSGTPRRQFIYSLDLARLFLWVLRDYPEVDPIILSVGEEDEVSIKEAAEAVVEALDFKGEVVFDTSKADGQFKKTASNAKLQRYLPDFTFTPFKQALKETCDWFVANYDSARK